One genomic segment of Myxococcus xanthus includes these proteins:
- a CDS encoding molybdopterin-dependent oxidoreductase: MADPPKPTATPPPPSGADRVSPELVKELRERLTKGEDVVDPKTWAGSIPAAFGIAPRLRIGANRWFNLVWLLPIGWGLLLFGVAVAQYLRGLPAVEGFIHRHPGTGFATAFATPMPVWLRAQHFLNLFFLIFIIRAGLQILADHPRLYWTRHSTPGKEWLRMQKQVPDLPLWTAKQDSLTLPKHLGLPGIRHSIGLARWWHLGIDMLWLANGLVFYVLLFATGEWRRIVPTNWQVFPDAASALLQYLSLRWPQNDGWVAYNGLQIIAYFITVFIAAPLALMTGLGMSPALSTRFHGISKRLSIQTARSLHFLVLCWFILFTFIHVTMVFATGLLRNLNHVYAGTDANDWVGFGIFAVSMAVVVIAWVAATPFTLRHPRVVQRVGYSLIGPAQRLFEHLDAKPGTYTDKDISPYFWHNGKYPETPEYRALFDNHFADYRLRIHGLVENPVELSLDELRAMPRHEQITQHFCIQGWSGVAKWGGVSMQTLLELVRPKPDAKWVVFYSLGDGSDGGRYYDAHPIAQMHYQLTMLAYDMNGEPLSYGHGAPLRLRNEVQLGFKQVKWIAGIEFVADFFEVGGGYGGYDEDHEFFGYRQSI, encoded by the coding sequence ATGGCAGACCCACCGAAACCGACCGCCACGCCACCGCCGCCCTCTGGAGCCGACCGCGTCTCACCGGAGCTGGTGAAGGAGCTGCGAGAGCGCCTCACCAAGGGCGAGGACGTCGTCGATCCGAAGACCTGGGCCGGCTCCATTCCGGCCGCCTTCGGTATCGCCCCTCGCCTGCGAATCGGCGCGAACCGTTGGTTCAACCTGGTCTGGCTGCTCCCGATCGGTTGGGGGCTTCTCCTGTTCGGGGTCGCCGTAGCGCAGTATCTGCGCGGGCTCCCCGCGGTCGAAGGGTTCATCCACCGGCATCCCGGGACCGGGTTCGCAACCGCGTTTGCCACGCCGATGCCGGTCTGGTTGCGCGCCCAGCATTTTCTGAACTTGTTCTTCCTCATCTTCATCATTCGCGCGGGCCTCCAGATCCTCGCCGACCATCCCCGGCTGTACTGGACCCGGCACTCGACGCCGGGAAAAGAGTGGCTCCGGATGCAGAAGCAGGTGCCGGACCTGCCGCTCTGGACCGCCAAGCAGGACTCCCTCACGCTGCCCAAACATCTTGGGCTTCCGGGCATCCGCCACTCAATCGGGCTGGCCCGCTGGTGGCACCTCGGGATCGATATGTTGTGGCTGGCGAACGGACTCGTCTTCTACGTGCTGCTCTTCGCGACCGGAGAGTGGCGCCGCATCGTCCCGACGAACTGGCAGGTGTTCCCCGACGCCGCGTCTGCTCTGCTCCAGTACCTCTCCCTGCGCTGGCCTCAGAACGATGGCTGGGTCGCGTACAACGGCCTCCAGATCATCGCCTACTTCATCACGGTCTTCATCGCGGCGCCGCTCGCGCTCATGACCGGGCTCGGCATGTCGCCAGCGCTTTCGACCCGGTTCCACGGCATCAGCAAGCGGCTCAGCATCCAGACCGCGCGCTCCCTGCACTTTCTCGTCCTGTGCTGGTTCATCCTCTTCACCTTCATCCATGTCACCATGGTCTTCGCGACCGGCCTGCTGCGAAACTTGAACCACGTGTACGCGGGGACCGACGCCAACGATTGGGTCGGGTTTGGCATCTTCGCTGTCTCCATGGCGGTCGTCGTGATCGCGTGGGTGGCGGCCACGCCGTTCACGCTGCGACATCCGCGGGTCGTGCAACGCGTCGGGTATTCGCTGATCGGCCCGGCCCAGCGGCTCTTCGAGCACCTCGACGCCAAGCCAGGGACCTACACGGACAAGGACATCTCGCCGTACTTCTGGCACAACGGCAAGTACCCCGAGACGCCGGAGTACCGCGCGCTCTTCGACAACCACTTCGCCGATTACCGGCTACGAATTCACGGGCTCGTCGAGAATCCGGTCGAGCTGAGCCTCGACGAGCTGCGCGCCATGCCGCGCCACGAGCAGATCACGCAGCACTTCTGCATCCAGGGCTGGTCCGGTGTCGCCAAGTGGGGCGGCGTCTCGATGCAGACCCTCCTCGAGCTGGTCAGGCCGAAGCCCGACGCGAAATGGGTCGTGTTCTACTCGCTCGGCGACGGTTCCGACGGCGGCCGCTACTACGACGCGCATCCCATCGCGCAGATGCACTATCAGCTCACGATGCTCGCCTATGACATGAACGGCGAGCCGCTTTCTTACGGCCACGGGGCGCCGCTTCGCCTGCGCAACGAGGTCCAGCTCGGCTTCAAGCAAGTGAAGTGGATTGCCGGCATCGAGTTCGTCGCTGACTTCTTCGAAGTGGGAGGCGGCTACGGCGGCTACGATGAAGATCACGAGTTCTTCGGGTATCGTCAGTCGATCTGA
- a CDS encoding DUF488 family protein — protein sequence MRGAKSWQGLQLYTVGHSTRTLDELIALLRPFGVSTVVDIRTIPRSRHNPQFESEALRSALRRHHLRYVHLPALGGLRHARGDSPNTGWRNASFRGYADYMLTDAFESGLAELRELVAEGTVALMCAEAVPWRCHRSLVADALTVRGAQVEHITSRTRSTPHRMTDFAHVDGTRLTYPAGLGSSLDTRAPFHLEATVRVLQRRPTNLVDVWEGGRYLRALTVSDGFVLVEVSNQGTVDEPQVRFRVLDGDDSRGAHAEISRVLRRGLGLDVDPEPLDRLLQSERKLGPIVRALRGMRPPRFPSLFETFANVIPFQQVSLDAGVAVVRRLVARFGRFLPHEGQVRYAFPTAAALAEARLDAIRSCGLSARKAEALRAAAAAIQAGDVTEAMLSQMSSAEAMRMLTGLHGIGPWSAALVLLRGLGRLDVFPEGDVGVIRGLSGLMHVEPGPALERLIRRFGEQRGYLYFCSLGSALLARGLIHAADAGPRRSLLIAPESHH from the coding sequence ATGCGCGGGGCAAAGAGCTGGCAAGGCCTCCAACTCTATACCGTTGGCCACTCGACGCGAACGCTCGACGAGCTCATCGCGCTCCTTCGACCGTTCGGCGTCTCCACGGTGGTTGATATCAGGACGATCCCGCGCTCGCGCCACAATCCGCAATTCGAAAGCGAGGCGCTTCGCTCCGCGCTTCGCCGGCATCACCTCCGTTACGTCCATCTCCCCGCGCTCGGAGGGCTGCGGCACGCGCGGGGTGACTCACCGAACACGGGGTGGCGCAATGCGAGCTTCCGCGGGTACGCGGACTACATGCTGACGGACGCGTTCGAGTCTGGGCTGGCCGAGCTGCGTGAGCTGGTCGCGGAAGGCACGGTAGCGTTGATGTGCGCCGAAGCCGTGCCCTGGCGTTGCCATCGCTCCCTGGTCGCAGACGCCCTGACAGTTCGCGGCGCGCAGGTCGAGCACATCACCAGCCGAACCCGGTCGACGCCGCACCGGATGACCGACTTCGCTCATGTCGATGGCACGCGGCTCACGTATCCGGCGGGCCTCGGCTCATCCCTCGATACGCGCGCGCCGTTTCACCTCGAGGCGACCGTGCGCGTACTGCAGCGGCGGCCGACGAACCTCGTCGACGTCTGGGAGGGCGGACGGTACCTGCGAGCGCTCACGGTCTCCGATGGCTTCGTGCTGGTCGAGGTCTCGAATCAGGGGACGGTGGACGAGCCGCAGGTCCGGTTCCGCGTGCTCGATGGGGATGACTCGCGCGGCGCGCATGCCGAGATCTCTCGGGTGTTGCGGCGGGGGCTCGGACTCGATGTGGACCCGGAGCCGCTCGATCGGCTGCTCCAATCCGAGCGCAAGCTCGGCCCCATTGTGCGGGCGCTGCGCGGTATGCGGCCGCCACGGTTCCCCAGCCTCTTCGAGACGTTCGCGAACGTCATCCCGTTCCAGCAGGTCAGCCTGGACGCCGGGGTCGCAGTCGTTCGCCGTTTGGTAGCGCGCTTCGGCCGGTTCTTGCCGCACGAGGGGCAAGTACGGTACGCCTTTCCTACTGCTGCTGCGCTCGCCGAGGCGCGGCTCGACGCGATTCGCTCCTGTGGCTTGAGCGCGAGGAAGGCCGAGGCGCTCCGCGCGGCCGCCGCCGCCATCCAAGCGGGCGATGTGACAGAGGCCATGCTCTCGCAAATGAGCAGCGCCGAGGCGATGCGGATGCTCACTGGGCTTCACGGTATTGGCCCCTGGAGCGCGGCCTTGGTTCTCCTGCGCGGCTTGGGCCGGCTGGACGTGTTCCCGGAGGGCGATGTCGGGGTCATTCGCGGGCTCTCGGGATTGATGCATGTCGAGCCGGGACCTGCTCTCGAGCGCCTGATCCGCCGCTTCGGCGAGCAGCGTGGGTATTTGTATTTCTGCTCGCTCGGTAGCGCGCTCTTGGCCCGAGGCCTCATTCATGCCGCCGACGCTGGGCCACGGCGAAGCCTTCTAATCGCGCCGGAGTCGCACCATTGA
- a CDS encoding peroxidase family protein, whose translation MSGMDEMEGTVQPVAGVSTGVPRPAAARRIKPVAKSTLRPFRRTVASRALSGVFSGLNRVIAWHRLPKFLGLLNLIPIRDELRAKNLYDTTHLPSTQAPEPPTWDPELATRRASDGTYNDLSNPRMGAAGTRFGRNVPLENAWPEPEPALLEPSPRVISNRLLARQSFVPATSLNLLAAAWIQFMTHDWFDHGSPKRGGEFKVPLDKERGDSWSEDPMRIRRTPEDPTRIPGAKDGPPTYINQHSQWWDASQIYGSNEEETRALRCTDDEDGGQRRGKLILTGEGLEAQLPVDPNTHLQKSGVTHNWWIGLSLLHTTFAKEHNAIVDRLRLEFPDWNGDRLFHTARLINTALMAKIHTIEWTPAILAHPTTETALNTNWWGLVGQRVTRLFGRMSRSELISGIPGSEVNHHGVPFALTEEFVAVYRMHSLIPDTMRLHRMRDGVQVREVAMVDLAGPNTLKALEDGLTMVDLCYSFGISHPGALVLHNYPAFLRDLHRQDPDGAESRVDLASIDVMRDRERGVPRYNAFRKLMHLQPARSFKDITRNEQWARELREVYGHVDRVDLMVGMLAEDPPRGFGFSDTAFRVFILMASRRLASDRFFTNDQNVNLYTQPGMAWLNENTMASVLLRHYPGLAPALRQTRNAFAPWEPVSMVATEPPAGSLLH comes from the coding sequence ATGAGTGGAATGGATGAGATGGAGGGGACCGTCCAACCCGTCGCGGGCGTGTCCACTGGCGTGCCCCGTCCGGCCGCCGCGCGGCGAATCAAACCGGTCGCGAAGTCCACGCTCCGGCCCTTCCGCCGCACCGTCGCCTCGCGGGCCCTTTCTGGAGTCTTCTCCGGGCTCAACCGCGTCATTGCCTGGCACCGGCTGCCGAAGTTCCTGGGCCTGCTCAACCTGATACCCATCCGCGACGAGCTGCGGGCAAAGAACCTCTACGACACCACACACCTGCCCTCCACCCAGGCTCCCGAGCCCCCCACGTGGGATCCGGAACTGGCCACCCGGCGCGCCTCGGACGGAACGTACAACGACCTCTCGAATCCCCGGATGGGCGCCGCGGGAACGAGGTTCGGCCGTAACGTCCCGCTTGAGAACGCCTGGCCCGAGCCCGAGCCGGCGCTGCTGGAGCCGAGCCCCCGCGTCATCAGCAACCGGCTGCTCGCGCGCCAGTCGTTCGTTCCGGCCACCTCGCTCAATCTGCTGGCCGCAGCGTGGATTCAATTCATGACCCACGACTGGTTCGACCATGGCTCGCCCAAGCGTGGCGGCGAGTTCAAGGTCCCCCTGGACAAGGAGCGCGGCGACTCCTGGTCCGAGGACCCCATGCGAATCCGCCGCACGCCCGAGGACCCCACCCGCATCCCCGGTGCCAAGGACGGCCCGCCCACGTACATCAACCAGCACTCACAATGGTGGGATGCCTCACAGATTTATGGAAGCAACGAGGAGGAGACGCGCGCCCTGCGCTGCACGGACGATGAGGACGGCGGCCAGCGTCGAGGCAAGCTCATCCTCACCGGCGAAGGGCTGGAGGCGCAGCTCCCGGTAGACCCCAATACCCACCTGCAGAAGTCCGGGGTGACGCACAACTGGTGGATTGGCCTGAGCCTGCTGCATACGACGTTCGCCAAGGAGCACAACGCCATCGTGGACCGGCTGCGGCTGGAGTTTCCCGACTGGAATGGCGACCGGCTCTTCCACACGGCCCGCCTCATCAACACGGCGTTGATGGCGAAAATCCACACCATTGAGTGGACGCCGGCGATCCTCGCGCATCCCACGACTGAGACCGCCCTCAACACCAACTGGTGGGGCCTGGTCGGCCAACGGGTGACCCGGCTGTTCGGGAGGATGAGCCGCAGCGAGCTCATCAGCGGCATCCCCGGGAGCGAGGTGAACCACCACGGCGTCCCCTTCGCGCTGACCGAGGAGTTCGTGGCCGTCTACCGCATGCACTCGCTGATACCCGACACGATGCGACTGCACCGGATGCGGGATGGCGTCCAGGTGCGCGAGGTGGCGATGGTGGACCTCGCCGGCCCCAACACGCTGAAAGCCCTCGAAGACGGGCTCACCATGGTGGACCTCTGCTACTCCTTCGGTATCAGCCACCCCGGCGCGCTCGTGCTGCACAACTACCCCGCCTTCCTGCGCGACCTCCACCGGCAGGATCCGGACGGCGCCGAGTCCCGCGTGGACCTGGCATCCATCGACGTGATGCGCGACCGGGAGCGCGGCGTGCCTCGCTACAACGCCTTCCGCAAGCTGATGCACCTCCAGCCGGCCCGCTCCTTCAAGGACATCACCCGTAACGAGCAGTGGGCCCGGGAGCTGCGTGAGGTCTATGGCCACGTGGACCGCGTGGACCTGATGGTGGGCATGCTCGCCGAAGACCCGCCCAGGGGTTTTGGCTTCAGCGACACGGCCTTCCGCGTCTTCATCCTCATGGCCTCGCGCCGGCTGGCGAGCGACCGCTTCTTCACCAACGACCAGAACGTCAACCTCTACACTCAGCCCGGGATGGCGTGGCTCAACGAGAACACCATGGCCAGCGTGCTGCTGCGCCACTACCCGGGACTCGCCCCCGCGCTCCGCCAGACACGGAATGCATTCGCCCCCTGGGAGCCGGTGAGCATGGTGGCCACGGAGCCCCCGGCGGGAAGCCTCCTTCACTGA
- a CDS encoding glycosyltransferase family 39 protein, whose product MRSSNLSTPRLHLSWWPLVLIASGAWLLRIAGFFHRGGAFGHAVDYDEGVYFSAAALLSHGVLPYRDYFFVHPPGIAMLLAPVAALARGFDAALAFAVVRWLVPGIGALSTLLCGRIAQEQWGVRAGVVAALAYAVFPEAAATERGPFLEPLLNLACLGMAWVWLRHGADVSRWKGDLLAGALLATACAIKLTAGAWVIAAVWARGMEGQGRRALRVVLVAAAVGLVWLGPFFALAPAAMLDGLLRFQLLRPPDGESDVWRRLLMVLGDGRMGFSVLCVWGLVVALARTRRREAVAERLFAAAWVLTLVTFLSSKSYWAQYNANLAPTMAVLAGLGASVVLSWADTRSRTQAALVTATVMLIALSPLPAAIRSANQRDRFLLTLGSSLRASVPPDSALCTFEPAWAIAAGRLPGIPEGTPILVDPYGLMLNDALGTPGRFAHAGAAFEDERSQRTMLPMLARCDILVLEGRGEWQLSSASERWVHEHFVREGLFWRRASE is encoded by the coding sequence GTGCGTTCTTCGAATCTCTCCACGCCCCGTCTCCACCTGTCCTGGTGGCCCCTGGTGCTCATCGCTTCAGGTGCATGGCTGCTGCGCATCGCGGGCTTCTTCCACCGGGGAGGCGCTTTCGGGCATGCCGTGGACTACGACGAGGGCGTCTATTTCAGTGCCGCCGCACTTCTTTCCCATGGTGTATTGCCCTACCGTGACTACTTCTTCGTCCACCCTCCTGGGATTGCCATGTTGCTGGCGCCGGTGGCCGCGCTCGCACGTGGCTTCGACGCAGCGCTGGCATTCGCAGTGGTCCGTTGGCTCGTCCCCGGGATCGGGGCACTGAGCACGCTCCTGTGCGGACGCATTGCTCAGGAGCAATGGGGAGTCAGGGCAGGCGTCGTGGCCGCGCTCGCCTATGCCGTCTTCCCAGAAGCGGCCGCCACCGAGCGTGGGCCCTTCCTGGAGCCACTGCTCAACCTCGCCTGTCTTGGCATGGCATGGGTTTGGCTGCGGCATGGGGCTGATGTCTCACGGTGGAAGGGGGATCTGCTGGCCGGAGCCCTTCTTGCCACCGCGTGCGCCATCAAACTGACAGCCGGCGCTTGGGTCATCGCCGCGGTGTGGGCTCGCGGCATGGAGGGCCAGGGACGGCGTGCCCTACGGGTCGTGCTTGTCGCGGCAGCCGTGGGGCTGGTCTGGCTGGGCCCCTTCTTCGCGCTCGCCCCCGCCGCGATGCTCGATGGCCTTCTTCGGTTCCAGTTGCTCCGCCCTCCCGATGGCGAGTCAGATGTCTGGCGCCGGCTTCTCATGGTTCTGGGAGACGGGCGCATGGGCTTCTCCGTCCTCTGTGTATGGGGCTTGGTCGTGGCCCTGGCCCGAACTCGTCGAAGGGAGGCCGTCGCCGAGCGACTCTTCGCGGCCGCCTGGGTTCTGACGCTCGTGACCTTCTTGTCGTCGAAGAGCTATTGGGCCCAGTACAACGCCAACCTGGCGCCTACCATGGCGGTCCTCGCGGGGTTGGGGGCCTCCGTCGTGTTGAGCTGGGCGGACACGCGCTCGCGCACGCAAGCCGCGCTCGTCACCGCCACGGTGATGCTCATCGCACTCTCACCGCTGCCGGCGGCTATCCGCTCTGCGAATCAGCGAGACCGTTTCCTGCTCACGCTCGGGAGCTCACTCCGGGCCTCCGTCCCCCCGGATTCAGCCCTTTGCACCTTCGAACCGGCGTGGGCAATCGCCGCCGGGCGGCTTCCCGGAATCCCAGAGGGGACTCCCATCCTCGTCGACCCCTATGGCCTCATGCTGAATGATGCACTGGGCACCCCCGGGCGCTTCGCTCACGCAGGAGCCGCTTTCGAGGATGAGCGCTCGCAGCGGACGATGCTCCCCATGCTTGCGCGCTGTGACATCCTGGTCCTTGAGGGACGTGGCGAATGGCAGCTGTCCTCCGCCAGCGAGCGCTGGGTCCATGAGCACTTCGTGCGAGAAGGGCTCTTCTGGCGGCGTGCTTCTGAGTGA
- a CDS encoding succinate dehydrogenase/fumarate reductase iron-sulfur subunit: MRFVLQIWRQERPRSLGAFRRYEVSDITADMSFLEMLDVLNEQLAAKGEAPVAFESDCREGICGTCGVMINGAAHGPLGGAAVCQLHMRRFPDGALLVIEPWRARAFPVLKDLIVDRSALDRIIGAGGFISVPTGAAPEASTRAVSKQNADGAMDAAACIGCGACVAACPNASAALFTGAKVSHLALLPQGRPERERRVLSMVARMDEEGFGNCTWHGECQAACPKSISIDAIALMNHEWLRASIASQREVWREPEADAQSQDPERGGTA, translated from the coding sequence GTGCGCTTCGTTCTGCAGATCTGGAGACAGGAGAGGCCGCGGTCCCTGGGCGCCTTCCGCCGTTACGAGGTGTCTGACATCACCGCCGACATGTCCTTTCTCGAGATGCTCGATGTCCTGAACGAGCAACTCGCCGCCAAAGGCGAGGCCCCGGTCGCGTTCGAGAGCGACTGTCGCGAGGGCATCTGCGGGACGTGCGGCGTGATGATCAATGGCGCGGCGCATGGTCCCCTCGGCGGCGCGGCGGTGTGTCAGCTCCACATGCGCCGCTTTCCGGACGGCGCGCTGCTGGTGATCGAGCCCTGGCGCGCGCGGGCGTTTCCTGTGCTCAAGGATCTCATCGTCGATCGCAGCGCGCTCGACCGAATCATCGGCGCTGGCGGGTTCATCTCGGTGCCAACGGGGGCCGCGCCCGAGGCGAGCACGCGGGCCGTCTCGAAACAGAACGCCGACGGGGCGATGGACGCCGCGGCTTGCATCGGCTGTGGGGCCTGCGTCGCCGCCTGCCCGAACGCCTCGGCCGCGCTCTTCACCGGCGCGAAGGTCTCTCACCTGGCGCTCCTGCCTCAGGGGCGGCCGGAGCGGGAGCGGCGGGTGCTCTCCATGGTCGCGCGCATGGATGAGGAGGGCTTTGGCAACTGCACCTGGCACGGCGAGTGCCAGGCGGCGTGCCCGAAGTCGATCAGCATCGATGCCATCGCGCTCATGAACCATGAATGGCTCCGGGCATCGATCGCATCCCAACGCGAAGTGTGGCGCGAGCCTGAGGCGGACGCCCAGAGCCAAGACCCGGAAAGAGGAGGAACGGCATGA
- a CDS encoding carboxymuconolactone decarboxylase family protein: MEQRLDFPQKSSSAYQAMLGLERFVRNCGLEHPLLDLVKTRASQLNGCAYCIDMHTKDARVAGETEQRLYGLSAWRETPFYTERERAALEWTEALTLISQNDVTDELYDRVRQHFSEEELVSLTMAVITINGWNRIAIPFRSVPGSYQPPARAAAHP, from the coding sequence ATGGAACAGCGACTCGATTTCCCCCAGAAATCATCCAGCGCCTACCAGGCGATGCTCGGATTGGAACGCTTCGTCCGCAACTGTGGGCTCGAGCACCCCCTGCTCGATCTGGTCAAGACTCGCGCGTCGCAGCTCAACGGCTGCGCCTACTGCATCGACATGCACACGAAGGACGCTCGCGTCGCCGGGGAAACCGAGCAGCGGCTCTACGGGCTGTCGGCCTGGCGCGAGACGCCGTTCTACACTGAACGCGAGCGCGCCGCGCTCGAATGGACGGAAGCGCTGACGCTCATCTCGCAGAACGATGTCACGGATGAGCTGTACGACCGCGTGCGCCAACACTTCAGCGAAGAAGAGCTCGTCAGCCTCACGATGGCGGTCATCACCATCAACGGCTGGAACCGGATCGCCATCCCGTTCCGCTCCGTGCCCGGCAGCTACCAACCGCCGGCCCGCGCGGCGGCGCATCCGTGA
- a CDS encoding esterase/lipase family protein, whose translation MTSHLVLVPGFGGFDALGSLRYYHGVTEVLQAGDDERPVHYFTNLPTASVQTRAQALQSWLSELRNRRAIAPEDEIHLVGHSTGGLDLRQLLINLRNQQAQKCADSPLPLLKQLRTVQFISTPHQGTALAHRLGNSRPQVLASRLFLRVLYEGTRGLRGVGLGVLGRALMTLSPRQQTADWIDAIIDTLVRCYSREASLPRATARGTYFDLLRWLLHMTSDFAVITDLDPAPASPAPPSPAHAGDAELAAEAAFIEEHHIQVRSIVTVAPPSKAWPPTLFKVLHALTAFNPPQRLRRTRELHELWTSKHQVLRPTDNDGIVNSVSQVWPDEARSYLLQGDHADVIGHFSAQCPPSQASVAATTFRQYDLLNSPAGFDQRRFIRLWKDIGRFTASQQHREATAPRPRGGARIHHIGSAPPHRADS comes from the coding sequence ATGACCAGCCATCTCGTGCTCGTGCCCGGCTTCGGTGGATTTGATGCACTGGGCTCGCTCCGCTACTACCACGGCGTGACGGAAGTGCTTCAGGCTGGTGACGACGAGCGGCCCGTCCACTACTTCACCAACCTGCCCACGGCGAGCGTCCAGACGCGGGCCCAGGCGCTCCAGTCGTGGCTGTCCGAACTGCGGAATCGAAGGGCGATAGCGCCGGAAGATGAAATCCATCTGGTCGGCCATTCGACGGGTGGCCTGGACCTCCGCCAGTTGCTCATCAACCTCCGGAACCAGCAGGCGCAGAAATGTGCGGACAGCCCGCTCCCGCTGCTCAAGCAGCTCCGTACCGTGCAGTTCATCTCGACGCCCCACCAGGGAACCGCGCTCGCGCACCGGCTGGGCAACTCCCGCCCACAGGTGCTCGCGTCCCGCCTGTTCCTGCGCGTGCTGTACGAGGGTACGCGCGGACTGAGAGGCGTGGGGCTGGGGGTCCTCGGGCGCGCACTCATGACCTTGAGTCCCAGGCAGCAGACGGCCGACTGGATCGACGCCATCATCGACACCCTGGTGCGTTGCTACTCCCGGGAGGCGAGCCTCCCGCGTGCTACCGCGCGCGGCACCTACTTCGACCTGCTGCGCTGGCTGCTTCACATGACCAGCGACTTCGCCGTCATCACCGACCTGGACCCAGCTCCCGCCTCCCCGGCGCCCCCGAGTCCGGCCCATGCCGGGGATGCAGAACTCGCTGCGGAGGCGGCCTTCATCGAGGAGCACCACATCCAGGTCCGCTCCATCGTAACGGTCGCGCCCCCCAGCAAGGCCTGGCCACCCACCTTGTTCAAGGTGCTGCACGCGCTGACTGCCTTCAATCCTCCGCAACGGCTGCGGCGCACGCGCGAACTCCACGAACTCTGGACCAGCAAGCACCAGGTGCTGCGTCCCACCGACAACGATGGCATCGTCAACTCCGTCTCCCAGGTCTGGCCGGACGAGGCCCGCAGCTACCTGCTCCAGGGCGATCATGCGGACGTCATCGGGCACTTCAGCGCGCAATGCCCACCGTCCCAGGCCAGTGTCGCGGCCACCACGTTCCGCCAGTACGACCTGCTGAACTCCCCCGCGGGCTTCGATCAACGGCGGTTCATCAGGCTCTGGAAGGACATCGGCCGCTTCACGGCCAGCCAGCAACACCGGGAAGCAACGGCGCCTCGGCCGCGCGGTGGAGCGCGCATCCACCACATCGGGAGCGCGCCGCCGCACCGAGCGGACTCGTGA